The sequence below is a genomic window from Uranotaenia lowii strain MFRU-FL chromosome 2, ASM2978415v1, whole genome shotgun sequence.
aaatgtagaTAAGCTTAGAAAATCATAAGCTCAGTGTACTTACATACATTTCAAGATTCATgaagaaataatgaattaaaataatatatacAAGCTTCACTATTTACACCATACACAGCTtcacaaattttgaactttcaCACAACCAGATTCGCATATCAATGATCCCAGTCCCAATTACTTACCTACTTCTCTACCTAACTTTaccgttattttaaaattatatgggTAACTACactcaaagtttaaaaattctgtaagaAGATTCAGCTTATCAACTGTTTTTAAATACGTTATTTTATTGTTTCTAAATCGTGTGTTTTACACTTTTTCCAGCTGTTAATAAACTGGATGTAAGTTATGTTTGCTTGGAGACGCATGGCatgcataaaataaaagaagctaTCGCTACGAAAATTGCAGTTAAAAATGATGGACAAAATATAAGATATTATTTACTGAATCAAGCTGCCGAGGTAAGTTATAAAAAAGTAACAGTAATGAGAGCACCTAAGTTTAGATCTTAATgctgccatttttttcaatgtttgaacaaaattattCTAATGAACCTTTTTGTAGGGTAACTGCAGTATAGGCGCCGTTATGTTTACTTTCAAGGGCTCTGGGAGCATATTcatgaaaatgtcaaaaaatatcgaCAGCACCAAAAACAGCATCAATCCGGAATTATATGATACGCAATTAAAAGAAAGTATCAACATGTTTGCCGATAGATTTGAATCGACGTTTTCCTTGAATGCAAAAGGATTCAATCAGACTGAAATCAAATTTGCTCAAGCCGCCATGAGCAATTTAATCGGTGGAATAGGCTATTTTTACGGAGCATCCAAAGTGAAGAGTGAGCATAACAAAGACCCAGTATCTTATTGGAAAGCCCCCTTGTATACTGCTGTTCCTTCGCGGTCCTTTTTTCCTAGAGGATTCTTATGGGATGAAGGTTTCCATGGTTTGCTCATATCAACTTGGGACCTAGATATATCATTAGATATTCTAATGCACTGGTTTGATCTAATGAATACGGAAGGTTGGATACCAAGGGAACAAATTTTAGATAGTGAGGCATTATCAAAAGTCCCAGATGAATTTGTTGTTCAAAATAGCGTGAATGCCAAtcccccaacgtttttcttgtTGTTGAAGTATTTATTGAAAACATACAGAACTGAACTCCTAGAACAAAAAAGGTACACACGTATGGTCAAACTTTATCCGCGTATCCAAACGTGGTATCAATGGTTCAATCGAACACAATTAGGCACAATGAATGGTAGTTATCGATGGAGAGGACGGAATCCGGAAACATTAGAGATAAATCCCAAAACTCTAACGTCAGGATTAGATGACTTCCCTCGAGCTTCGCATCCCGATGATCAAGAACGGCACGTTGATTTATATTGTTGGATGCAGCTGGCGTCTCATGTTATGGTTGAATTTGCTGATTTCGTAGAAAAAAACAACGATCACTATAAAGACACTTATGACCGTCTCACAAACATTCAGTTTTTGGATGAACTGCACCTTTCTGACAAAACAAACTCATACGCAGATTATGGATTGCACACTGACAAAGTTGCGTTGAGGTACTTAGATGATAGAGTAGTTCGCGAAGTCAAAGAAAAACCTGAATACAACTACATTTACTCGTCGTACGGATATGTTaatctttttccttttttgatgGAACTAATTCCCGCAGACTCTACGCAACTCTTGACCGTACTGACTAACATAAGAGATTCGAACATTTTATGGACCGAATTCGGAATACGATCACTGTCTAAAACATCTCCCTTTTATATGAAAAGTAATACCAAAGATGATCCTCCATATTGGAGAGGGCAAATATGGATCAATATAAATTATATGATTCTCAGTGCCTTGAAAACGTACTCTCATAGACAAGGTCCTTACCAAAAGCAAGCAGCAGAAATATACAGTGAGCTACGACAAAATGTCATTCGAAATATGTTTAACCAATATCAGGCAACAGGATACCTTTGGGAAAATTATAACGATAAAACAGGCAAAGGTCGAGGATGTTATCCATTTACAGGGTGGAGTGCTTTAGTTGTTTTAATAATGGCTGAAATATATTAGGTGAATCATATCTGTGATTATAtggaggaaaaagaaaaaaaaataaattctgaatttcaaatACGATAATTTTGTTTAACTGAAATCGTCTCTCGAGGCTTATTGGCTACGGAGGCTTGGTGGCGTGTTGCGTAACACAtctcataaaaaaatctttgaatg
It includes:
- the LOC129745350 gene encoding uncharacterized protein LOC129745350 isoform X1; translation: MKPKSKKLPSRRVKIAAENENGTEWRKIGFSAVVLVLMSVVIAFIYQGYLETRVITPFSSDKLVSGYDQSLHWGTYRPGVYFGLKTRESRPLSVGLMWFHPDKLRSLTDIRHNCEISDNLDQYGWLLHDGRTFGYQEIKDNPILLKTSFLRSKDNNNWISKIDISKVNTHRKISLIMYVAFDSIEDGSVTIQSQASKFPEIQTTSFYTPSTSFSFHSTTVNKLDVSYVCLETHGMHKIKEAIATKIAVKNDGQNIRYYLLNQAAEGNCSIGAVMFTFKGSGSIFMKMSKNIDSTKNSINPELYDTQLKESINMFADRFESTFSLNAKGFNQTEIKFAQAAMSNLIGGIGYFYGASKVKSEHNKDPVSYWKAPLYTAVPSRSFFPRGFLWDEGFHGLLISTWDLDISLDILMHWFDLMNTEGWIPREQILDSEALSKVPDEFVVQNSVNANPPTFFLLLKYLLKTYRTELLEQKRYTRMVKLYPRIQTWYQWFNRTQLGTMNGSYRWRGRNPETLEINPKTLTSGLDDFPRASHPDDQERHVDLYCWMQLASHVMVEFADFVEKNNDHYKDTYDRLTNIQFLDELHLSDKTNSYADYGLHTDKVALRYLDDRVVREVKEKPEYNYIYSSYGYVNLFPFLMELIPADSTQLLTVLTNIRDSNILWTEFGIRSLSKTSPFYMKSNTKDDPPYWRGQIWININYMILSALKTYSHRQGPYQKQAAEIYSELRQNVIRNMFNQYQATGYLWENYNDKTGKGRGCYPFTGWSALVVLIMAEIY
- the LOC129745350 gene encoding uncharacterized protein LOC129745350 isoform X2, whose amino-acid sequence is MWFHPDKLRSLTDIRHNCEISDNLDQYGWLLHDGRTFGYQEIKDNPILLKTSFLRSKDNNNWISKIDISKVNTHRKISLIMYVAFDSIEDGSVTIQSQASKFPEIQTTSFYTPSTSFSFHSTTVNKLDVSYVCLETHGMHKIKEAIATKIAVKNDGQNIRYYLLNQAAEGNCSIGAVMFTFKGSGSIFMKMSKNIDSTKNSINPELYDTQLKESINMFADRFESTFSLNAKGFNQTEIKFAQAAMSNLIGGIGYFYGASKVKSEHNKDPVSYWKAPLYTAVPSRSFFPRGFLWDEGFHGLLISTWDLDISLDILMHWFDLMNTEGWIPREQILDSEALSKVPDEFVVQNSVNANPPTFFLLLKYLLKTYRTELLEQKRYTRMVKLYPRIQTWYQWFNRTQLGTMNGSYRWRGRNPETLEINPKTLTSGLDDFPRASHPDDQERHVDLYCWMQLASHVMVEFADFVEKNNDHYKDTYDRLTNIQFLDELHLSDKTNSYADYGLHTDKVALRYLDDRVVREVKEKPEYNYIYSSYGYVNLFPFLMELIPADSTQLLTVLTNIRDSNILWTEFGIRSLSKTSPFYMKSNTKDDPPYWRGQIWININYMILSALKTYSHRQGPYQKQAAEIYSELRQNVIRNMFNQYQATGYLWENYNDKTGKGRGCYPFTGWSALVVLIMAEIY